A window of Bacteroidota bacterium contains these coding sequences:
- a CDS encoding DUF2911 domain-containing protein: protein MKKTLFLSAALLLAILIPDLSSAQLVLPQASPKASVMQAVGLTDITIDYSSPGVKGRAIWGDLLPYDKIWRTGANAATKITFSKDVKIGETSVPKGSYSIFTIPGKSTWTFILNKNATASVDEYKADEDLMRMTVTPEACPMRERLNFSITDFSDDNAKIVIEWEKVRLTIPVTTGTSEQAMANIKSSTEGTWRVYNSAARYMLDTKKDYDEGLKYVEKSLQLSSEWYNNWTKAQLLAAKNNYKEALVYANKAKELGDKNVGEFFFKTQVEKAIAEWPAKAK from the coding sequence ATGAAAAAAACCTTATTTCTTTCAGCGGCATTGCTTTTGGCAATACTCATTCCTGATTTAAGTTCAGCACAACTGGTTTTACCTCAGGCCAGTCCAAAAGCAAGTGTCATGCAGGCAGTGGGACTCACGGACATTACCATTGATTACAGTAGTCCGGGTGTAAAAGGCCGTGCCATTTGGGGCGACTTACTTCCGTATGATAAAATCTGGCGTACAGGCGCCAATGCTGCAACGAAGATCACTTTTAGCAAAGATGTTAAAATTGGCGAAACTTCTGTTCCTAAAGGCAGCTACTCCATTTTCACAATTCCAGGAAAATCTACATGGACATTCATTTTGAATAAAAATGCTACTGCAAGTGTGGATGAATACAAAGCCGATGAAGATTTGATGCGCATGACAGTGACTCCTGAAGCATGTCCGATGCGCGAACGTCTCAATTTCAGTATTACTGATTTCAGTGATGACAATGCCAAAATCGTCATAGAATGGGAAAAAGTTCGTTTGACCATTCCTGTGACTACAGGAACCAGCGAACAGGCAATGGCTAATATTAAAAGCAGTACTGAAGGCACATGGAGGGTTTATAATTCCGCTGCACGATACATGCTGGACACAAAGAAGGACTATGATGAAGGTCTGAAATATGTGGAAAAATCGCTCCAACTCAGCAGTGAATGGTATAACAACTGGACAAAAGCCCAGTTGCTTGCCGCGAAAAACAACTATAAGGAAGCATTGGTGTATGCCAACAAAGCAAAAGAGCTTGGCGATAAAAACGTTGGAGAATTTTTCTTCAAAACACAGGTAGAAAAAGCGATTGCTGAATGGCCGGCAAAAGCGAAATAA
- a CDS encoding MoxR family ATPase has translation MEENTTQPEFTAQPPVSPLQLAALQLKAEIQKVIVGQNETIDLMLAGILSGGHVLLEGVPGIAKTLMAKLLAKTLDVGFSRIQFTPDMMPTDVIGTSVFNLKTSEFVFNRGPVFSNIVLIDEINRSPAKTQAALFEVMEERQITVDGVTHPLGFPFFVIATQNPIEQEGTYKLPEAQLDRFIFRIKLNYPALEEEKQILRRFSEDFSMTAIQEVKPVLSAKELSGLRTVIEKIHIKAELIDYIAQIVHTTRNNADLFLGASPRASMAILKTAKAMAAIAGRDFVTPEDIQRVTYPVLNHRIILTPEREMEGLSPEDIIKGILQNIEVPR, from the coding sequence ATGGAAGAAAACACCACACAGCCCGAATTCACCGCACAACCTCCTGTTTCACCATTACAACTCGCGGCTTTGCAACTGAAAGCAGAAATTCAAAAAGTAATCGTGGGTCAGAACGAAACGATTGACCTGATGCTGGCCGGAATTTTAAGCGGTGGTCATGTCTTGCTCGAAGGTGTGCCGGGGATTGCGAAGACACTCATGGCGAAATTACTCGCCAAAACTTTGGATGTCGGCTTCTCGCGCATTCAGTTCACACCGGACATGATGCCTACCGATGTTATCGGAACATCTGTATTCAATCTCAAAACATCGGAATTTGTTTTTAATCGGGGTCCGGTATTTTCGAATATTGTTCTGATCGATGAAATCAATCGTTCTCCCGCCAAGACACAAGCAGCTTTGTTTGAAGTGATGGAGGAACGTCAAATAACTGTTGATGGTGTTACGCATCCACTGGGCTTTCCGTTTTTTGTCATCGCGACGCAGAATCCGATAGAACAGGAAGGAACCTACAAATTACCGGAAGCCCAGCTCGACCGGTTTATATTCCGTATCAAACTAAACTATCCAGCGCTCGAGGAAGAAAAACAAATCCTGCGCAGGTTCAGCGAAGACTTTTCCATGACTGCCATACAGGAAGTGAAACCTGTGCTCTCAGCGAAAGAATTGTCAGGACTCCGGACAGTCATTGAAAAAATCCACATCAAAGCGGAACTGATTGATTATATCGCGCAGATTGTACACACCACCCGTAACAACGCGGATTTATTTCTAGGCGCATCGCCCCGCGCATCCATGGCCATTCTCAAAACCGCGAAAGCGATGGCAGCGATTGCCGGACGGGATTTCGTGACGCCGGAAGATATTCAGCGTGTAACTTATCCAGTACTCAATCACAGAATAATACTTACACCTGAACGGGAAATGGAAGGACTGAGTCCGGAAGACATTATCAAAGGAATTTTACAAAACATAGAAGTACCACGGTGA
- a CDS encoding DUF3089 domain-containing protein: MFRQSKQLVTIFICYLSFTSCLQPIHPFSHYRVPPIPDYSNKSSWAALPDKKDSADALPPGAGLSDGQANALVDVFYIHPTLNFSGRGWNGDIHNKKLNKTVDKFPLRFQASAFNGSCKVYAPRYRQATLYAFTKRAGENGKKALDLAYEDVSNAFQFYLKNWNKGRPFIIASHSQGSQHAYRLLKDYFENNDSLKNQLVAAYVIGFRTDTFYKTIPACDSANQTGCILSWNTYKWGAVSTNESLGSNCYSTNPLTWKNDTAYASAKLNPGGLPRRFDRIDPGICDAKIQGGLLWIHKPNKRGYFRIGKNYHVCDYNLFYVSIRENAALRIQSFFENKR; the protein is encoded by the coding sequence ATGTTCCGTCAATCAAAACAACTGGTCACTATTTTTATATGTTATCTTAGCTTCACATCTTGTCTTCAACCCATTCATCCTTTTTCACATTACCGGGTACCTCCCATTCCGGACTATTCGAACAAATCCAGCTGGGCAGCATTACCGGATAAAAAAGACAGTGCGGATGCCTTGCCACCCGGGGCTGGTCTTTCAGACGGACAAGCAAACGCACTGGTAGATGTTTTTTATATACACCCCACTCTGAATTTTAGTGGAAGAGGCTGGAATGGAGATATCCATAATAAAAAGTTGAACAAGACTGTCGACAAATTTCCATTGCGTTTCCAGGCCAGTGCTTTCAACGGATCCTGCAAAGTGTATGCTCCCCGTTACAGACAAGCTACTCTATATGCATTCACAAAACGCGCCGGAGAAAATGGAAAAAAAGCACTCGACCTTGCTTATGAAGATGTCTCGAATGCTTTTCAGTTTTATTTAAAAAACTGGAACAAAGGACGACCTTTCATTATTGCTTCGCACAGCCAGGGCAGTCAGCACGCTTATCGTCTTCTGAAGGATTATTTTGAAAATAATGATTCATTGAAAAACCAATTGGTTGCCGCTTATGTCATCGGATTCAGAACTGATACCTTTTATAAAACTATCCCTGCGTGTGATTCCGCCAATCAAACGGGCTGCATTCTTTCCTGGAATACTTATAAATGGGGAGCTGTGAGCACTAATGAATCCCTCGGATCAAATTGCTATTCTACCAATCCGCTTACATGGAAAAACGATACTGCTTATGCTAGCGCTAAACTAAATCCGGGTGGTTTACCCAGAAGATTTGACCGAATTGATCCGGGAATTTGTGACGCTAAAATTCAAGGCGGATTGTTATGGATTCACAAACCTAACAAACGCGGCTATTTTCGGATAGGAAAAAATTATCATGTTTGTGATTACAATTTGTTTTATGTGAGTATTCGGGAAAATGCTGCCTTACGAATTCAATCATTTTTTGAAAATAAACGATAA
- a CDS encoding T9SS type A sorting domain-containing protein, which produces MKTQLLKIALGLLIFSCFNVNGQSVQLNWAAHDGGPGINEDYASGTTQDAQGNTYITGMVAEAMGLSVINSIMTVKLDPNGDVLWKKYYINPTGDNCYPTGIAYDGSSAIYITGNALDGSQHSQIILMKYDLSGSLQWIRQYSDPATDSDLSNGIAIGSANQIYLAASCQDSLATTSQFRTIKYDANGNFQWQKDFSLGFTGANQASAICADASGNCYVAGNCRTANQYNNVVTVSYNSAGSVNWSSTKYTSSNDYAVAIIRSSAGNIFTAGSLNNYATVTRYTSGGNEDWSNYTTEIYAYSMAHDIAVDPSGNAYITGTYYFTVNNDLTTVKFNTTGTPTTFVYGTANDYEAGISVECDAAGFIYTMGYSNTGGHYDYCLLKHNNSGSLQWNKTVTRSVSYDSYLNYLHGQYLSVDAGGTFTIAGFDFQLLTAEDFLCTRFSGSGAIQWNKLISRSNNSYDFPSGSVMDADRNIYVTGSGEGRDGGLNVYTVCYDKHGAKRWEDLYIQLYETGESSIIAVDNNQNTYVAIYAGGYNFNPIHAPGNPTYRMRLVKYDPNGNRVWDIYTPEEVYPADIKIDQNGNIYVLGTLNYSVSPTEIILKKYDPSGTETWSRTLSWMNDNYGISLALDDQATSYAAFTSFDNLGFSDAVVATWDVNGNPGWTSGYLGFGGSPDAHKIKVDSLHNCFLFVESITGLTDRDMSVEKFDASGSFRMEVRYDGPSHLADFCYDMEIDNHGFAYITGSTSSPTTDLDMVVAKLDMNGNVGSIDWSTIYDSPTSGYDHGNKITTDPFGNIYASGLVQPLNQDADFIIFKYDGNGSELWRTIYNAPADGFHTPDAGIFSTGLGEVYVAGHGLWDDSTSSDYITLKYCETPVISANGNTSFCPGGSVVLSVPQAYTYEWSTGETTQSISVNAAGTYTVTSNGCATSLPTTITVYTPPTATINPSGIVDICDGDITTLTASSASAYVWTPGGASTPSIQVSNSGSYVVTVTDNHGCSATSPSTQVIVHSLPVVSISPSNPAPICLGDTIALTSTPGVSYLWSPGNETTSYINVWQSANYFVNVTDNNGCTGSSAPVTLTVNPLPNPTFSLQDTICIHDTLVLNANPTGGIFSGPGVVNNVFHTDLSGQGSVTLTYSYTDPGTGCSASVDQSIFVDVCSGITMNPASSTGLAVYPNPASMMVQIDLNLISRDNIQLNVLDISGRLIRSIVNEITSSGNHLYNFSTEELANGVYYITLQSDHQQAVVRLCVNN; this is translated from the coding sequence ATGAAAACTCAATTACTCAAGATTGCTCTTGGCTTGCTTATTTTTTCGTGCTTCAATGTGAATGGACAATCCGTTCAGTTAAACTGGGCAGCCCACGATGGTGGCCCCGGAATCAACGAAGATTACGCAAGCGGAACCACACAGGATGCACAGGGAAATACGTACATAACAGGTATGGTAGCGGAAGCCATGGGGCTTTCCGTAATCAATAGCATTATGACTGTCAAACTGGATCCGAACGGAGATGTGTTATGGAAGAAGTATTACATCAATCCAACCGGAGACAATTGTTATCCGACAGGTATTGCTTATGATGGTTCCTCCGCTATCTATATTACCGGAAACGCATTGGATGGGAGTCAGCACTCGCAAATCATTTTGATGAAATATGATTTATCCGGTTCCTTGCAATGGATTCGACAATACAGTGACCCGGCAACAGATTCGGATTTGTCAAATGGTATCGCTATTGGAAGCGCGAATCAAATTTATCTTGCTGCTTCCTGCCAGGATAGTCTTGCAACTACATCTCAATTCAGAACAATAAAATACGACGCCAATGGCAATTTTCAATGGCAGAAGGATTTTTCACTTGGATTTACAGGAGCCAACCAGGCCAGTGCAATTTGTGCGGATGCATCCGGCAACTGTTATGTCGCCGGGAATTGCAGGACAGCGAATCAATATAACAATGTGGTAACCGTCTCCTATAATTCTGCAGGGTCCGTAAACTGGTCCAGCACGAAGTATACTTCATCAAATGATTATGCTGTTGCCATCATTCGTTCATCTGCAGGAAATATTTTTACGGCAGGCTCTCTCAATAATTACGCAACAGTCACCAGATACACTTCCGGCGGCAATGAAGACTGGAGCAATTATACTACGGAAATATACGCCTATTCAATGGCGCATGATATCGCGGTGGACCCTTCCGGGAATGCTTATATCACAGGAACCTATTATTTCACAGTCAATAATGATCTCACTACAGTAAAGTTCAATACCACAGGTACTCCAACCACATTTGTTTATGGAACTGCCAACGATTATGAAGCAGGCATCTCTGTTGAATGTGATGCCGCTGGTTTTATCTATACGATGGGTTATTCAAATACGGGAGGACATTATGATTATTGTCTGTTAAAACACAATAATTCAGGTAGCCTTCAATGGAATAAAACAGTTACCCGAAGTGTGAGCTATGACAGCTATTTAAATTACCTGCATGGCCAATACTTAAGTGTTGATGCAGGAGGAACATTTACAATTGCCGGTTTTGATTTTCAACTTTTGACCGCGGAAGATTTTCTGTGTACGCGATTTTCAGGTTCCGGAGCTATTCAATGGAATAAACTGATTTCACGTTCAAATAACAGTTACGATTTCCCGAGCGGAAGCGTCATGGATGCCGATAGAAATATTTACGTGACAGGCTCCGGAGAAGGGCGAGATGGAGGATTGAATGTTTATACAGTTTGTTATGACAAGCATGGAGCAAAACGATGGGAAGATCTATACATTCAATTGTATGAAACAGGGGAATCATCGATAATAGCTGTTGATAATAACCAGAATACCTACGTTGCCATTTATGCAGGTGGTTACAACTTTAATCCGATACATGCGCCGGGAAATCCAACTTACAGAATGAGATTGGTCAAATATGATCCCAATGGAAACAGAGTCTGGGATATTTACACCCCGGAAGAAGTTTATCCGGCTGATATTAAAATCGATCAGAATGGAAATATTTATGTTCTCGGAACTTTAAATTACTCTGTTAGTCCTACAGAAATAATTTTGAAAAAATACGATCCATCCGGAACTGAAACATGGTCACGCACTCTTTCATGGATGAATGACAACTATGGAATTTCGCTTGCTCTGGATGACCAGGCTACAAGTTATGCTGCATTCACAAGTTTTGATAACCTGGGTTTTTCAGATGCAGTGGTTGCAACATGGGATGTCAATGGCAATCCGGGTTGGACCAGCGGCTACCTTGGTTTCGGAGGTAGCCCGGACGCACACAAAATAAAAGTTGACAGTCTTCACAATTGTTTTTTGTTTGTCGAAAGTATAACCGGTCTTACCGACAGAGATATGAGTGTCGAAAAATTCGATGCCTCTGGATCTTTCAGAATGGAAGTCCGTTATGACGGACCATCACATCTTGCAGATTTCTGTTATGATATGGAGATCGATAATCATGGATTCGCCTATATCACCGGAAGCACTTCTTCTCCCACAACCGATTTGGACATGGTTGTCGCGAAATTAGACATGAACGGTAATGTCGGATCTATAGACTGGTCGACCATTTATGATAGTCCGACAAGTGGTTATGATCACGGGAATAAAATAACAACAGATCCATTTGGTAATATTTACGCAAGCGGATTGGTTCAACCCCTCAATCAGGATGCTGACTTTATTATTTTCAAATACGATGGAAATGGTAGTGAATTATGGAGAACGATTTACAATGCTCCCGCGGATGGCTTCCACACTCCGGATGCCGGGATATTTTCTACCGGATTAGGCGAAGTTTATGTTGCCGGTCACGGATTATGGGATGATTCAACATCATCCGATTACATCACATTGAAATATTGTGAAACACCGGTGATTAGTGCGAATGGAAATACTTCATTCTGTCCCGGAGGATCTGTCGTCTTGAGTGTTCCCCAGGCTTACACATATGAATGGAGTACCGGAGAAACTACACAATCCATTTCAGTCAATGCCGCAGGAACTTATACAGTGACCAGCAATGGATGCGCTACATCCTTGCCAACAACAATCACAGTCTACACACCACCAACGGCAACCATAAATCCTTCCGGTATAGTTGATATTTGTGATGGTGACATCACCACACTCACCGCCTCCTCCGCCAGTGCATATGTTTGGACTCCCGGTGGAGCTTCAACTCCGAGTATCCAGGTAAGCAATTCAGGATCATACGTTGTTACTGTTACAGATAATCATGGCTGTTCAGCTACATCACCGTCGACCCAGGTTATCGTCCATTCACTTCCTGTTGTTTCAATTTCTCCATCAAATCCCGCTCCTATTTGTCTGGGCGATACAATCGCATTGACTTCGACACCTGGTGTATCTTATTTATGGTCACCCGGAAATGAAACAACATCCTACATCAATGTTTGGCAGAGCGCAAATTATTTTGTGAATGTGACAGATAATAATGGTTGCACCGGTTCTTCAGCTCCTGTGACTCTTACCGTGAATCCACTTCCAAATCCAACATTTAGTTTACAGGACACCATCTGTATTCATGATACATTAGTGCTTAATGCTAATCCCACCGGTGGAATATTTTCCGGGCCGGGAGTTGTAAACAATGTTTTTCATACAGATTTATCAGGACAAGGAAGTGTAACACTGACTTATTCCTACACAGATCCGGGTACTGGCTGTTCAGCTTCGGTGGATCAGTCTATTTTTGTTGACGTATGTTCAGGAATCACGATGAATCCTGCATCTTCCACCGGACTTGCTGTTTATCCTAATCCTGCCAGTATGATGGTACAAATTGATTTGAATTTGATTTCTCGGGATAATATTCAATTAAATGTGCTGGATATTTCAGGCCGACTGATAAGAAGCATCGTGAATGAAATCACATCATCAGGAAATCACCTGTATAATTTTTCAACAGAAGAGTTAGCTAACGGTGTTTACTACATCACTTTACAATCCGACCATCAGCAGGCGGTTGTCAGGTTATGTGTAAACAACTAA
- a CDS encoding DUF1415 domain-containing protein codes for MTDKEEIIRHTRNWVNRVVVGLNFCPFAAKEVRRGSIHYDTIETDDTEKSLELVAQAFLQLDQNEQIETTLLIFPESLQDFNDYLHFVELTESLLEEMNYEGVYQVASFHPNYLFQGSGEDDPANYTNRSPYPMLHLLREASLSAAIDSFPDVDGIPERNIELARKKGLAQMKALWAACFSNTKD; via the coding sequence ATGACCGACAAGGAAGAAATAATTCGTCATACCAGGAATTGGGTCAACCGGGTTGTGGTTGGTCTTAATTTTTGCCCATTTGCCGCTAAAGAAGTACGGCGCGGGTCCATTCATTATGATACAATAGAAACTGACGATACCGAAAAAAGCCTGGAATTGGTTGCGCAGGCTTTTCTTCAGCTTGATCAGAATGAACAAATTGAAACAACCTTACTCATCTTCCCTGAATCGTTACAGGATTTTAACGACTATCTCCACTTCGTTGAATTGACGGAATCTTTGCTCGAAGAAATGAATTACGAAGGCGTGTACCAGGTTGCCAGCTTTCATCCCAATTATCTTTTTCAGGGATCAGGAGAGGATGATCCGGCCAATTACACCAACCGCTCCCCGTATCCAATGTTACATTTGTTAAGGGAAGCCAGTCTTTCCGCCGCGATCGACAGCTTTCCGGATGTAGATGGAATTCCAGAAAGAAATATCGAACTTGCCCGTAAGAAAGGTCTCGCACAAATGAAGGCTCTTTGGGCTGCCTGCTTTAGTAATACAAAAGACTAA
- a CDS encoding RDD family protein, protein MDQILDTLQTEKTQFKYAGFGDRLVAAIIDSIILWVVNAIISFAFVGSAVVNSSDINSGTIVTMVVMYIVLLAVNFGYFAGMESSARMATIGKSAMGLRVCDMNGERISFGKATGRYFGKIVSSIILGIGYLMVIWSDKKQALHDQMAGTLVLKK, encoded by the coding sequence ATGGACCAGATCTTAGACACTCTTCAAACAGAAAAAACACAATTTAAATATGCAGGATTCGGCGATCGTTTAGTTGCGGCCATCATTGATTCCATTATTTTATGGGTAGTGAATGCCATAATCTCTTTTGCATTCGTTGGAAGCGCTGTGGTTAATAGTTCAGACATAAATTCCGGCACGATTGTAACCATGGTGGTCATGTATATTGTTTTGCTCGCTGTGAATTTCGGATATTTCGCCGGCATGGAAAGTTCCGCTCGTATGGCTACCATCGGAAAAAGCGCGATGGGACTAAGAGTATGTGACATGAATGGAGAACGAATCAGTTTTGGAAAAGCGACCGGACGTTACTTCGGTAAAATTGTTTCCAGTATTATTCTTGGTATCGGATACCTGATGGTGATCTGGAGTGATAAAAAGCAGGCATTGCACGATCAGATGGCGGGCACTTTGGTGCTTAAAAAATAA
- a CDS encoding DUF58 domain-containing protein, with product MIEHFRNLYLTPRFFFSGGGIVLLFVFGFPFAFLFVVAKILFVAWILVFLYDLSNLFRASTSFSCDRSTSRLMSLGDDNEIRIHIRNQSPLNFSVKIIDELPAQLQKRDFEINQTLDAGEQKTIAYFLHPVRRGEFNFGNTNIYIQSKIGLATRRIIFDQNKSVPVYPSILQMKTMELKAFSKISTFQGIKRLRRLGHSYEFEQIKNYVAGDDYRSINWKATSRKSDLMVNQYEDEKAQQIYSLVDKSRSMRLPFAGMSLLDYAINTSLVISNIALRKQDKAGLITFSDKIETILPAERNRMQLRKILESLYKQKESQHEANFELLYTTVRNSVKGRSLLFLYTNFESQYALERVLPILRKLNRLHLLVVVFFENTEIEEFGKQNSATIRDIYYHTIAQKYSSEKKQIIQQLGQYGIQSILTDPKDLSIHTINKYLELKARGMI from the coding sequence GTGATCGAACATTTCCGAAATCTATACCTGACGCCACGTTTCTTCTTTTCCGGAGGAGGGATCGTGTTGTTATTTGTGTTCGGTTTCCCGTTCGCGTTTCTTTTTGTTGTCGCTAAAATTCTATTCGTTGCCTGGATCCTGGTTTTTCTCTACGACCTTTCGAATTTATTCCGTGCCTCCACAAGTTTCAGTTGTGATCGCAGCACATCCAGGCTCATGTCGTTGGGTGATGACAATGAAATCAGGATTCATATCCGAAATCAATCTCCTTTAAATTTCAGTGTAAAAATTATTGACGAATTACCTGCACAGTTACAGAAACGGGATTTTGAAATCAATCAAACCCTTGACGCTGGAGAACAAAAAACCATTGCATACTTTTTACATCCTGTACGTCGAGGCGAATTCAATTTTGGCAATACGAATATTTATATTCAGAGTAAAATTGGTCTTGCTACACGGAGAATAATTTTCGACCAAAACAAATCAGTTCCAGTTTATCCTTCCATCCTTCAGATGAAGACAATGGAATTAAAGGCATTCTCGAAAATATCAACCTTTCAGGGCATCAAAAGACTGCGCAGGCTGGGACACAGTTATGAGTTTGAGCAGATAAAAAATTATGTAGCCGGGGACGATTACAGAAGTATCAACTGGAAAGCGACGAGTCGTAAATCAGATCTGATGGTGAATCAGTACGAAGATGAAAAAGCTCAGCAAATCTATTCTCTTGTTGATAAGAGCCGAAGCATGCGATTGCCTTTCGCAGGTATGAGCCTGCTCGATTATGCGATCAATACAAGTCTTGTGATTTCCAATATCGCATTACGCAAACAAGACAAAGCCGGGCTGATTACATTTTCTGATAAAATTGAAACTATTCTTCCAGCTGAACGCAATCGCATGCAATTGCGGAAAATTCTGGAGTCATTGTACAAACAAAAAGAAAGTCAGCACGAAGCAAACTTTGAACTCCTTTACACTACTGTGCGGAATTCGGTAAAAGGGAGAAGTCTTTTGTTTTTGTATACCAATTTTGAAAGCCAATATGCCCTTGAGCGGGTGCTACCGATCCTGAGAAAATTGAACAGGTTGCATTTGCTGGTGGTTGTATTTTTTGAAAATACGGAGATCGAAGAATTTGGTAAGCAAAATTCAGCTACCATTCGTGACATTTACTATCACACGATCGCGCAAAAATATTCTTCCGAGAAAAAACAGATCATTCAGCAACTGGGACAGTACGGAATACAAAGTATCCTCACAGATCCGAAAGATCTGTCAATTCATACGATCAACAAATACCTTGAACTGAAAGCGAGAGGAATGATCTGA